In Desulfovibrio inopinatus DSM 10711, the following are encoded in one genomic region:
- a CDS encoding lipopolysaccharide biosynthesis protein, which produces MNSTSTPKRHRSVRSQTLLLGAANSVVTLMRFCTPMAMVRLLDQEAFGVYRLFWLFGITAVMIAPLGIPRSLLYIIPRSDQNKRNYFIYQTLFLVGLLALLATLVAIPGSPFVKPELANGTQGYLLPVFIFCWVISQLLDFLPTAENRVGIQSAIITGSEFLRQVLLVGTAFVTRSFVDTLIALTIFSILKTLFLIGYVYFRFGLPTAWLNWADLKEQVSFGVPMGVIYMLNNLGKNAEQWLAALLFTTQDYAIFVVGAVNIPVLTMLRQTLTQVTLPKMSKAHFNKDYKRVLYLAQSANFAVAIAYFPIIMYLLCFAHSIVEIAFTDKYIQSTQILQVYLLIYGRRALDMKNILMLYKQQKFLLRVNIILVVLSIAISLFASLLFGIVGIAMGSVIAAYIQVVIVYRRVSQCVGVPISKLQDWKGFLFAFVSAALAAGGGMWVVEFFALEQPLVRIGVSFVIVLALYPLLLMASGYGWVFKVLLGKGAWRNAETT; this is translated from the coding sequence ATGAACTCGACGTCAACGCCTAAACGGCATCGCTCTGTGCGATCGCAAACGCTTTTACTCGGAGCCGCCAACAGTGTGGTGACCCTCATGCGCTTTTGTACACCCATGGCGATGGTTCGTCTGTTGGATCAAGAGGCATTTGGTGTCTATAGGCTCTTTTGGCTCTTTGGCATAACAGCAGTCATGATAGCTCCTCTCGGTATCCCTCGCAGTCTGCTGTATATTATTCCGCGAAGTGATCAAAATAAACGCAATTATTTTATTTACCAAACACTGTTTTTGGTCGGGTTGTTGGCTCTTTTGGCAACGCTGGTCGCGATACCTGGAAGCCCGTTCGTAAAACCTGAGCTCGCAAATGGTACTCAAGGGTATCTCCTGCCGGTGTTTATTTTTTGTTGGGTCATATCTCAACTTCTTGATTTTCTTCCCACTGCAGAAAATCGAGTAGGCATTCAGTCTGCAATCATTACTGGCTCTGAGTTTCTACGCCAAGTGCTTCTCGTGGGGACCGCGTTTGTAACGAGGAGTTTCGTTGATACCCTGATTGCCTTGACGATTTTTTCCATCTTGAAAACGCTGTTTCTGATTGGGTATGTGTATTTTCGTTTTGGCCTCCCAACTGCATGGCTCAATTGGGCTGACTTGAAAGAGCAGGTCTCTTTTGGCGTGCCTATGGGCGTTATATACATGCTGAATAATCTTGGAAAAAATGCTGAACAGTGGTTGGCAGCGTTGTTATTTACAACACAAGATTATGCCATATTTGTTGTCGGTGCTGTTAATATTCCTGTTTTGACAATGCTTCGGCAAACGTTAACGCAGGTGACCCTTCCAAAGATGAGCAAGGCGCATTTCAATAAAGATTATAAACGTGTATTGTACCTTGCACAGAGTGCAAATTTTGCTGTCGCAATAGCTTATTTCCCAATTATAATGTATTTATTGTGTTTTGCTCATTCAATTGTTGAGATCGCATTTACAGATAAATATATACAATCAACCCAGATACTCCAAGTCTATTTGTTGATTTACGGGCGAAGAGCTCTTGATATGAAAAATATCCTCATGCTCTATAAACAACAAAAATTTCTCCTGCGTGTAAATATTATTCTTGTCGTCCTTTCGATTGCTATAAGCCTTTTTGCCTCATTGTTGTTTGGAATAGTGGGAATTGCAATGGGGTCTGTCATTGCTGCATATATTCAGGTCGTTATTGTCTATCGACGCGTCTCCCAGTGTGTAGGGGTTCCCATCTCCAAGCTCCAAGATTGGAAAGGTTTTCTCTTTGCTTTTGTGAGTGCTGCTTTAGCCGCAGGAGGAGGGATGTGGGTCGTTGAGTTTTTTGCATTGGAGCAGCCACTTGTCCGGATTGGGGTGAGTTTCGTCATCGTCCTTGCGCTTTACCCGCTTCTTCTTATGGCGAGCGGTTATGGATGGGTATTCAAGGTTCTCTTGGGAAAAGGAGCTTGGCGAAATGCCGAAACAACATAA
- a CDS encoding O-antigen ligase family protein: MNLSEGQVIQLLIAMGGGLFLFVLAQMGFDRFLYQFLIVMIPFQIIDSRYGSLNVAIAYTVALSCFLKRRKKLLPRPELKPIYLVIVFVIMAYAISFIANPRPFTMLKLTYLIGIGSNLAMAYLVFIFTQTEEDLHLFYRLIILCNVFVVAYCVLQIIAGFTRIVPFGIQEFAFSHNRTNLGMGEEERRLMGPFSGPGVMAEYLVVMIYMLLYYRVTTKHYPRLIPVLIFLNLCILIGTGNRGGIFVLIGGFVLFVWAFRQYLPLKRVVFIGGIGLAFVTVASVVMLTFTQFNVLYDRLAKTEMHGAVPDTRACWPQYIDEGFNLGPLVGTGIRLVLPGDLIDSEGKKQLPPRGALIRGYPHSLYIYLFYTLGLLGLCVYALLYGTIFLVFFNAARRTYSPDHFLSGVHKLGMIMLVIIAVDQFKIEMLRHNYVDFQHFVVVVLCFFLSSIAIQNEEQIQFSSCIGTELVSYARKN, encoded by the coding sequence ATGAATTTAAGTGAAGGTCAGGTTATTCAGCTGCTTATTGCTATGGGTGGTGGGCTTTTTCTCTTTGTTCTTGCACAAATGGGGTTTGATCGATTTCTGTATCAATTTCTCATTGTTATGATTCCATTTCAAATTATTGATAGCCGCTATGGTTCGTTGAATGTTGCCATTGCGTATACGGTGGCGCTGAGTTGCTTTCTCAAGCGAAGAAAAAAGCTGCTACCACGGCCGGAGCTTAAACCAATTTATTTGGTCATTGTGTTTGTCATCATGGCGTATGCAATATCATTCATTGCCAATCCACGACCATTTACAATGTTAAAGCTCACGTATTTAATTGGTATTGGTTCGAACCTGGCTATGGCCTATCTTGTGTTTATTTTTACCCAGACAGAAGAAGACCTTCATCTCTTCTATCGTCTGATTATTCTCTGTAATGTGTTTGTTGTCGCATACTGCGTGTTGCAAATTATAGCTGGCTTCACGCGTATTGTTCCGTTTGGAATTCAAGAATTTGCATTTTCACACAATAGAACAAATTTAGGAATGGGAGAGGAAGAACGTCGTCTTATGGGGCCTTTTTCCGGACCAGGAGTGATGGCTGAGTATCTCGTCGTTATGATATATATGCTGCTGTATTATCGAGTTACAACAAAACACTATCCTCGACTTATTCCTGTACTCATCTTCTTAAATCTCTGCATTTTGATCGGAACAGGCAACCGCGGTGGAATATTTGTCTTAATCGGAGGGTTTGTATTATTTGTATGGGCTTTTCGACAATATCTTCCTCTTAAACGGGTTGTTTTTATTGGAGGGATCGGTTTAGCTTTTGTCACTGTTGCGAGTGTAGTCATGCTGACGTTCACTCAATTCAATGTATTATATGATCGATTAGCAAAAACTGAAATGCACGGTGCAGTTCCAGATACCCGAGCATGTTGGCCTCAGTATATTGACGAAGGTTTCAATCTTGGACCACTTGTTGGGACAGGCATCCGGTTGGTTCTTCCTGGTGATTTAATAGACTCAGAAGGGAAGAAACAGCTTCCTCCCAGAGGAGCTCTCATTCGTGGGTATCCTCATAGCCTCTACATCTATTTGTTTTATACGCTCGGTCTATTGGGGCTATGTGTCTATGCTTTGCTTTACGGGACGATCTTTCTTGTATTTTTCAATGCAGCAAGGCGAACATATTCCCCTGATCATTTTCTTTCTGGTGTTCACAAGCTCGGTATGATTATGCTTGTTATTATAGCTGTGGATCAGTTCAAAATCGAAATGTTGCGACATAATTATGTCGATTTCCAGCATTTTGTCGTTGTCGTCCTGTGCTTTTTTCTCTCATCCATCGCGATACAAAACGAAGAACAAATACAATTTTCTTCATGCATTGGTACGGAGCTCGTGAGCTATGCGAGAAAGAACTGA
- a CDS encoding acyltransferase family protein produces the protein MRERTDYLKGIAILAVMLGHWFGFYFKGDDNFIGGNGFVSIFFFLSGYGLYYSLGKIFPDRQIHPKGIFQFYIKRINRLYPLYWLVFAFRFATSSTFRGSASFLTFLALDFTSPVFLWFIPAIVQCYIISPLLFSVTRRYSFVSALLGSFLVVVILNFIAPIVHIPSVRVWYYRDVFLGHIFLFCLGMFFASSVKQGREFRVIGHPFLWGFLLIASIVLQRVLGPLDQVYPSLVDLLFPLAASFFCISLMQSSCSLPLVKLLTPLGMSSYGLYLLHPVLFHKIHEVVGMPTVESLIMLSLFPFFVFFSKKIEELVQFEQVLRLKDIVFNRLHINKA, from the coding sequence ATGCGAGAAAGAACTGATTATTTAAAAGGAATTGCTATTCTTGCTGTAATGCTTGGGCATTGGTTTGGTTTTTATTTCAAGGGAGATGATAATTTTATTGGTGGAAATGGATTCGTCTCAATATTTTTCTTTTTGTCAGGATATGGCCTTTACTACTCGCTTGGAAAAATATTTCCAGATCGGCAGATTCATCCCAAAGGAATTTTTCAATTTTATATAAAAAGAATTAATCGTCTCTATCCATTGTATTGGTTGGTCTTTGCATTTCGTTTCGCAACTTCCAGTACATTTCGAGGAAGTGCTTCTTTTTTGACGTTTTTAGCTTTAGATTTCACGTCACCTGTATTTCTTTGGTTCATTCCTGCTATTGTGCAATGCTATATTATTTCTCCCCTTTTATTTTCTGTGACAAGGCGATATTCCTTTGTCTCTGCGTTGTTAGGGAGCTTTCTTGTTGTGGTCATATTGAATTTTATTGCACCAATAGTACATATTCCGTCTGTTCGAGTTTGGTATTATAGAGACGTGTTCCTCGGACATATTTTTTTGTTTTGTTTAGGAATGTTTTTTGCTTCCTCTGTGAAACAAGGACGTGAGTTTCGAGTCATCGGGCATCCATTTCTTTGGGGATTTTTGTTGATTGCTTCAATTGTACTCCAGCGGGTATTGGGGCCACTTGACCAAGTATACCCATCGCTTGTTGACCTGCTTTTTCCTCTTGCTGCTTCATTTTTTTGTATCTCGCTCATGCAGTCATCGTGTTCTTTGCCCTTGGTTAAGCTCCTTACGCCTTTGGGAATGTCATCATATGGTCTTTATCTCTTGCACCCCGTGCTTTTTCATAAAATCCATGAGGTAGTCGGTATGCCAACAGTAGAAAGTCTCATTATGTTGTCGTTATTCCCATTTTTTGTTTTCTTCTCAAAAAAGATTGAAGAGCTTGTACAATTTGAACAAGTGCTAAGACTCAAGGATATTGTTTTTAATCGATTACATATCAATAAAGCGTAA